From the Paucidesulfovibrio gracilis DSM 16080 genome, one window contains:
- a CDS encoding glycosyltransferase, with translation MNIIQVANVRWFNATAWYALYLSKLLQQDGHNVLVLTLPDTPPDSMARDMGLHTLPMDLNSNNPLRLARTCVDMVRLVRSFQPQIINCHRGESFFLWGMLRKLGLPFQLVRTRGDQRAPRSDFFNRWLHKNVASSVVVTNKRMASHFLKTMRTPEDQVWCIHGGVDRKTFAFDAQGRRRVREEFGFGPNDFVIGLVGRFDEVKGQKELAQCVARLREKHGLNHIRLFYIGFETATKQDQVQQWIQELGIQDITCISGKRNDMAACISALDLGVVASLWSEAIARAALEIMACERPLVSSDVNVMPDLVPDQGLFPAGDNQAMLGTLLAAVTKPEVRESLIQEERKTMSQLTGNDFLKRTLNLYSSLSNKAD, from the coding sequence ATGAACATTATTCAGGTCGCCAACGTCCGCTGGTTCAACGCCACCGCATGGTACGCCCTGTACCTCAGCAAACTGCTGCAGCAGGACGGACATAACGTGCTTGTACTCACGTTGCCGGATACGCCGCCGGACAGCATGGCCCGCGACATGGGCCTGCACACACTGCCCATGGACCTCAATTCCAACAACCCGTTGCGGCTGGCACGCACCTGCGTGGATATGGTCCGCCTGGTGCGCTCTTTCCAGCCCCAGATCATCAACTGCCACCGTGGAGAAAGCTTTTTTCTCTGGGGCATGCTCCGAAAGCTGGGACTGCCATTTCAACTGGTGCGGACCAGAGGCGACCAACGCGCTCCACGCAGTGATTTCTTCAACCGTTGGCTGCACAAAAATGTAGCCTCCTCCGTGGTGGTAACCAACAAACGCATGGCATCCCATTTTCTCAAAACCATGCGCACTCCAGAGGACCAGGTCTGGTGCATCCACGGCGGAGTCGATCGGAAGACCTTTGCCTTCGATGCCCAAGGCCGTCGACGTGTCCGCGAGGAATTCGGCTTTGGTCCAAACGATTTCGTCATCGGGCTGGTGGGACGGTTCGATGAAGTGAAAGGTCAAAAAGAACTGGCCCAGTGCGTAGCACGGTTGCGTGAAAAGCACGGACTCAACCATATCCGGCTGTTTTACATCGGTTTTGAAACCGCCACCAAACAGGACCAAGTTCAACAGTGGATCCAGGAGCTGGGCATTCAGGATATTACGTGCATCAGCGGCAAACGAAACGACATGGCCGCATGCATCTCCGCGCTGGACCTGGGGGTGGTCGCCTCCCTCTGGTCGGAAGCCATTGCCCGCGCCGCACTGGAAATCATGGCCTGTGAACGGCCTCTCGTTTCTTCGGACGTCAATGTCATGCCGGATCTGGTGCCGGACCAAGGTCTTTTCCCTGCAGGAGACAACCAAGCCATGCTTGGCACACTGCTGGCTGCCGTCACCAAGCCGGAGGTACGTGAATCTTTGATTCAAGAAGAAAGAAAAACCATGTCCCAGCTCACGGGGAACGACTTTCTAAAACGAACGCTGAACCTTTACAGCAGTCTCAGCAACAAGGCAGATTAG
- a CDS encoding molybdenum cofactor biosynthesis protein MoaE, with protein sequence MDLTKTIAELKTQPGFTENVGMMLIHNGVVRGWSRKDRNTVTAVDVQPDLDKIKQLCRECEQRPGIWRAVAQANKGHLVPGDDLLFIIVAGDIRENVKPALADLLDQIKSQAVTKQEVFA encoded by the coding sequence ATGGACCTGACTAAAACCATTGCGGAACTAAAGACCCAACCAGGGTTTACGGAAAACGTCGGCATGATGCTCATTCATAACGGAGTGGTACGGGGTTGGTCCAGAAAAGACCGCAACACTGTAACCGCCGTAGACGTTCAGCCGGATCTCGACAAAATAAAACAACTTTGCCGGGAATGCGAACAGCGCCCCGGCATCTGGCGGGCTGTAGCGCAGGCCAACAAAGGACATCTCGTGCCTGGCGATGACCTGCTCTTCATCATTGTTGCCGGGGACATCCGCGAGAACGTCAAGCCCGCTCTAGCCGATCTGCTGGACCAGATCAAATCCCAGGCCGTCACCAAGCAGGAAGTGTTTGCCTGA
- a CDS encoding tetratricopeptide repeat protein, giving the protein MAEADGQALWLSPTPEVFRALGRLQIWSRLNPMPLFCQIMPVTVLVGYDLTLSMAFPTELGKQSVDPPKEFEAWIHPKLTEDVQRISGLSLQQKGSMPGLANVDWRLFDADEGLDYETVLNWFFVIKPVGRMGEKDSIMGWRAWAEEIKKLFTRLNVRYLVGTREEVLIVSLRGLRSLRGFIAELLRLIAATKEESERTYWPCVMAAVSQKGRQFTEEVTHKFNLDWNKLSPDLPHFSYRDGLMLGEGFVVNEARYGGEESLDSWCNVSLAEDVGEKSKSAAEVILPRKLMLATQDSECFYCGLRSHASAECPSRNLEDPRPGVWKALAGMDIKEFPKAMRSLDDALDSENTLDSLAGLLASGKKPENIMAAAMFEINSPAQFRVLERVWRSRGKEWPQGLRQLVPEEGQFVNTAMETFRARDYERTGALLKQLRLKYARSFIPSSLQGYVAMEQGDHHQARFYWQEAERMGYTPLQQGFFVYLQARSFEIEGDYKEAATLYKRALTVSPNWLETLYRGGVCMVKLGFTGQAIEMLDDLFQQDPNFFNRALIDPELDRGRAHVLSAMWDRWALAEAEVMRQRERVDALSGEIDQRFGEDHEFYEPAKRSLEHMQGLAKLNNFVAFRELIRELALFEDKLSRQVERDIKRMQAKVDYLVERLKDVQQEAAWFPFPKLLLEFNKDFNYCVEKINWVNHQHIKAAENFRQAGSYLDEVEQRLSALQKRLVTLRIVRDTTLFVLMLGRSFIWFEVIGLGLGLVGLPLFIYFTRSMENVWIVDMIREQQWEFQKGLILILSVLALVVSLLKTAISFERKKKELFERPMDEAQQSESKKKK; this is encoded by the coding sequence ATGGCTGAGGCGGACGGGCAGGCGCTCTGGCTTTCTCCGACCCCTGAGGTGTTTCGGGCTTTGGGGCGGCTGCAGATATGGTCGCGCCTCAATCCCATGCCACTTTTTTGTCAGATCATGCCCGTTACGGTTCTTGTCGGGTATGACCTGACCCTTTCCATGGCATTTCCTACGGAACTGGGCAAGCAGAGTGTTGACCCACCCAAGGAATTCGAGGCCTGGATACACCCGAAGCTTACGGAGGATGTTCAGCGTATTTCCGGGCTGAGTCTGCAGCAAAAGGGGAGCATGCCCGGCTTGGCCAACGTGGACTGGCGTCTTTTCGACGCGGATGAGGGGTTGGATTACGAAACGGTTTTGAACTGGTTTTTTGTGATCAAGCCGGTGGGCCGCATGGGCGAGAAGGATAGCATCATGGGCTGGCGGGCCTGGGCCGAAGAGATAAAGAAGCTCTTTACGCGCCTGAATGTCCGTTACCTGGTTGGCACCCGTGAAGAGGTTCTGATCGTCTCGCTTCGGGGGTTGCGTTCGTTGCGCGGGTTTATTGCCGAGCTGCTGCGGCTCATTGCCGCCACAAAGGAGGAATCAGAACGAACCTACTGGCCCTGTGTCATGGCTGCGGTATCCCAAAAGGGGCGTCAGTTTACTGAAGAGGTGACGCATAAGTTCAATTTGGATTGGAACAAGCTCAGCCCTGATCTTCCGCATTTTTCCTATCGTGACGGCTTGATGCTTGGGGAAGGGTTCGTCGTTAACGAAGCCCGGTATGGCGGCGAGGAGTCGTTGGATTCCTGGTGCAATGTCAGTCTGGCTGAAGATGTGGGTGAAAAATCCAAGAGCGCGGCAGAGGTCATTCTACCACGTAAACTCATGTTGGCGACCCAGGATTCCGAATGTTTTTATTGCGGGCTTCGAAGTCATGCCTCGGCGGAATGCCCGTCCCGCAATCTTGAGGATCCCCGGCCGGGGGTCTGGAAGGCCTTAGCAGGGATGGACATCAAGGAGTTTCCGAAGGCCATGCGCAGTCTCGACGATGCCCTGGATTCGGAAAACACCTTGGACTCGTTGGCTGGTTTACTTGCTTCGGGCAAAAAGCCTGAGAATATCATGGCCGCTGCCATGTTTGAAATTAACAGTCCCGCGCAATTCAGAGTGTTGGAGCGGGTCTGGCGCAGCCGGGGAAAGGAGTGGCCGCAAGGGTTGCGGCAGCTTGTTCCCGAGGAGGGACAGTTCGTCAACACGGCCATGGAGACGTTCCGAGCCAGGGATTATGAGCGAACCGGCGCGTTGTTGAAGCAGCTCCGATTAAAGTACGCCCGCAGTTTCATACCATCATCCCTGCAGGGCTATGTTGCCATGGAGCAGGGCGATCATCATCAGGCGCGTTTTTATTGGCAGGAGGCGGAGCGCATGGGGTACACCCCCTTGCAGCAGGGCTTTTTCGTGTACCTCCAGGCGCGTAGCTTTGAGATTGAAGGGGATTATAAGGAAGCGGCTACGCTGTATAAGCGGGCTTTGACGGTTTCCCCCAATTGGTTGGAAACATTGTATCGCGGCGGAGTCTGTATGGTGAAGCTGGGATTCACCGGTCAGGCTATCGAAATGCTTGATGATTTGTTTCAGCAGGATCCCAATTTTTTCAACAGGGCATTGATTGATCCGGAGCTGGACCGTGGTCGTGCTCATGTGCTTTCCGCCATGTGGGATCGCTGGGCCTTGGCTGAAGCCGAGGTCATGCGGCAACGGGAGCGGGTTGACGCGCTGAGCGGTGAGATTGATCAGCGTTTCGGCGAAGACCACGAATTTTATGAACCGGCCAAACGTTCCTTGGAGCACATGCAGGGCTTGGCAAAACTGAATAACTTTGTGGCGTTTCGGGAATTGATTCGTGAATTGGCTCTATTTGAAGACAAATTATCCCGCCAGGTGGAGCGGGATATCAAGCGGATGCAAGCCAAAGTGGACTATCTTGTGGAGCGCCTGAAGGACGTGCAACAGGAAGCGGCCTGGTTTCCGTTTCCCAAGCTGCTTTTGGAGTTCAACAAGGATTTCAATTATTGTGTTGAGAAAATTAATTGGGTTAACCATCAGCACATCAAGGCAGCGGAAAACTTTCGTCAGGCTGGCTCCTATCTGGATGAAGTGGAGCAACGCTTGAGCGCATTGCAAAAGCGTTTGGTTACGCTGCGTATTGTTCGCGACACCACGTTGTTTGTGCTGATGCTTGGGCGGAGTTTTATCTGGTTTGAGGTGATCGGCTTGGGGTTGGGTTTGGTTGGACTCCCTTTGTTTATATATTTCACTCGGTCCATGGAAAATGTTTGGATTGTGGACATGATTCGGGAACAGCAATGGGAGTTTCAAAAAGGCCTGATTCTCATTTTGAGCGTATTGGCACTTGTGGTATCCTTGTTGAAAACCGCCATTTCCTTTGAACGGAAGAAAAAGGAACTCTTCGAGCGTCCGATGGATGAGGCGCAGCAATCGGAGTCGAAGAAAAAAAAGTAG
- the gpmA gene encoding 2,3-diphosphoglycerate-dependent phosphoglycerate mutase, translated as MHRLVLIRHGQSVWNLENRFTGWTDVDLSDQGREEAREGASQLLAEGLDFDVCHTSLLKRAIRTLWIVRDVMDRLWLPVRKTWRLNERHYGALQGLNKAETAAEYGEEQVFAWRRGYAVAPPPLEPSDSRWPGLDLRYDDLPRADLPVGESLEQTIERTMPYWHDVIVPDLQAGRRVLVVAHGNSLRGLVKHLDGLDEQAIMDVNIPTGIPLLYELDQDMRPLAKKYLGNSEAVAKAQAEVAGQGRAG; from the coding sequence ATGCACCGTCTTGTTTTGATCCGGCATGGTCAGAGTGTTTGGAATCTGGAAAATCGTTTTACGGGATGGACGGATGTTGATCTTTCGGATCAAGGCCGGGAAGAAGCCCGGGAAGGGGCTTCTCAATTGCTTGCCGAGGGGCTTGACTTCGATGTCTGTCATACTTCGCTATTAAAGCGGGCCATTCGCACTCTTTGGATTGTGCGGGATGTCATGGACCGACTTTGGCTTCCCGTTCGGAAAACGTGGCGGCTGAATGAGCGTCATTACGGAGCATTGCAAGGGTTGAATAAAGCAGAGACAGCTGCTGAGTATGGCGAGGAGCAGGTTTTTGCCTGGCGACGTGGATACGCCGTTGCGCCCCCGCCGCTGGAGCCGTCCGACTCCCGATGGCCGGGATTGGACCTTCGATATGACGACTTGCCCCGTGCGGATCTGCCCGTTGGGGAAAGTCTTGAACAGACCATTGAACGGACCATGCCTTATTGGCACGATGTTATCGTGCCGGATTTGCAGGCAGGGCGTCGGGTACTGGTTGTGGCACACGGCAATTCCCTGCGTGGCCTGGTCAAGCACCTGGATGGGCTGGACGAACAAGCGATCATGGATGTGAATATCCCAACGGGAATTCCTTTATTATATGAATTGGATCAGGACATGCGCCCTCTTGCTAAAAAATACCTCGGTAATTCGGAAGCCGTGGCAAAGGCCCAGGCCGAGGTGGCCGGGCAGGGACGAGCCGGATAG
- the mutY gene encoding A/G-specific adenine glycosylase has protein sequence MVDTNSDSSDSITRSLGPRLCSWFAENGRALPWRTSYDPYHVWVSEIMAQQTQMTRVVEYFQRWVERFPDLRALALAREDDVLHAWEGLGYYSRARNMLKAARAMAENGGFPDTYEQVLALPGVGPYTAGAIMSVAYNQPYVAVDANVERVLARVYDLDKPVKQAATHGFIEDRALALIPEGQARCFNQALMELGALVCTPKKPDCTSCPVASLCRAHSLGVERERPVPGKKQAVVKVTVATGALIHQGKVYIQKRRPDDVWPGLWEFPGGGIEEGETPEQAVIREYVEETGLDVLPIHKCGVVQYSYTKFRVTLHCFYLQYADEVRTPATYEAVDGRFVTVNELDDFAFPAGHRKFIQLLREDSVFQRLIGS, from the coding sequence ATGGTTGATACGAATTCAGATTCTTCCGATTCCATTACGCGTTCCCTTGGTCCCCGGCTTTGTTCCTGGTTTGCGGAAAATGGGCGCGCTCTGCCCTGGCGAACTTCCTATGATCCTTACCATGTATGGGTTTCAGAGATAATGGCTCAGCAAACCCAGATGACCCGCGTGGTGGAGTATTTTCAGCGCTGGGTTGAGCGATTCCCCGATTTGCGGGCGTTGGCCCTGGCTCGGGAGGATGACGTCCTGCATGCCTGGGAGGGATTGGGATATTACAGTCGTGCACGGAATATGCTTAAAGCCGCACGGGCCATGGCGGAAAACGGTGGATTTCCTGATACGTATGAGCAGGTGCTGGCCTTGCCGGGGGTCGGACCCTATACCGCTGGAGCCATCATGAGCGTGGCGTATAATCAGCCGTATGTGGCCGTGGACGCCAATGTGGAACGGGTATTGGCCCGTGTTTATGATCTGGACAAGCCCGTGAAGCAGGCCGCGACCCACGGGTTTATCGAGGATCGTGCGTTGGCCCTGATTCCAGAGGGGCAGGCCCGATGCTTCAATCAGGCGTTGATGGAACTGGGAGCTTTGGTCTGTACTCCCAAAAAACCGGATTGCACATCCTGTCCTGTTGCCAGCCTGTGTCGCGCCCACTCCCTGGGGGTGGAGAGAGAGCGGCCTGTACCCGGGAAAAAACAGGCTGTGGTCAAGGTGACCGTGGCTACGGGAGCGTTGATTCATCAGGGAAAGGTCTACATTCAGAAGCGTCGTCCGGACGACGTATGGCCCGGGCTTTGGGAGTTTCCCGGCGGCGGCATTGAGGAGGGTGAAACTCCGGAACAGGCCGTGATCCGTGAGTATGTGGAGGAAACCGGGCTGGATGTGCTGCCGATACACAAATGTGGCGTGGTGCAGTATAGCTACACCAAATTTCGTGTGACGCTGCATTGTTTTTATCTTCAATATGCCGATGAAGTGCGGACGCCCGCAACGTATGAAGCTGTTGACGGCCGGTTTGTGACTGTAAATGAACTGGACGATTTTGCCTTTCCCGCGGGGCATCGTAAGTTTATTCAGTTGCTGCGGGAGGATTCGGTATTTCAACGCTTGATCGGTTCCTGA
- a CDS encoding VgrG-related protein — protein sequence MSEINYTQFLQALHARQGASTMGGGRPDPVRARDLAFQTEMRMAMQLLGDGEDSQPRSAGSFAGGTMMSDGLMMDALATISRIMDKGQAGGGASTHVVRAQVVDSPRNAVVDGALSAIFESGDRGVGAVGYDRVGGTSYGKFQIASRTGTMERFLNFLDEKAPEWADRLRAAGPANTGGRRGGMPDQWRAIAREDPERFELIQRQFIRQDHYQPAREKILAETGVDVDSLPLAAREVLWSTSVQHGATGAAEIFDRVMQQIQTSPEHRDFARQLIGEVYDYRKTQFGSSSTRVRESVQNRMDREKELALSMLESGGVNQLV from the coding sequence ATGTCCGAAATCAACTACACACAATTTTTGCAGGCGTTGCACGCCAGGCAAGGCGCTTCGACCATGGGGGGAGGGCGTCCAGACCCTGTGCGGGCCAGAGATTTGGCGTTTCAGACCGAGATGCGGATGGCCATGCAGTTGTTGGGGGACGGTGAGGACTCTCAACCCCGGAGCGCTGGATCGTTCGCCGGCGGGACGATGATGAGTGATGGCCTGATGATGGATGCGCTGGCCACCATTTCGCGTATCATGGATAAGGGGCAGGCAGGAGGAGGTGCCTCCACGCATGTGGTCCGTGCCCAAGTCGTGGATTCGCCCCGGAATGCGGTGGTGGACGGAGCGCTTTCCGCTATTTTCGAATCCGGTGACCGGGGTGTGGGAGCTGTTGGATATGATCGCGTAGGCGGTACCTCCTATGGCAAATTTCAGATCGCATCCCGAACCGGAACCATGGAGCGTTTTCTCAATTTTTTGGACGAGAAGGCACCGGAGTGGGCGGACCGGCTGCGTGCTGCGGGACCGGCCAATACCGGGGGACGCAGAGGCGGTATGCCTGACCAGTGGCGTGCGATTGCCAGGGAGGATCCGGAGCGGTTTGAGTTGATCCAGCGGCAGTTCATTCGACAGGACCATTACCAACCTGCCAGGGAAAAAATTCTCGCGGAAACCGGGGTGGACGTTGATTCTCTGCCGTTGGCGGCCCGGGAGGTGCTTTGGAGTACTTCTGTGCAGCATGGCGCCACAGGCGCTGCCGAAATTTTTGACCGGGTCATGCAGCAGATTCAAACATCGCCGGAGCATCGCGACTTTGCGCGTCAGCTTATTGGCGAGGTCTACGATTACCGGAAGACGCAGTTCGGATCTTCCTCAACCCGAGTGCGCGAAAGTGTGCAAAACAGGATGGATCGCGAAAAGGAATTGGCTCTCTCCATGCTGGAAAGTGGGGGCGTGAATCAGCTGGTCTGA
- a CDS encoding flagellar protein FlaG encodes MDLVKYIEAPSAAMRRDVAQSAEQVGRVVGRHDRREERRSGRDVELRLQDEGAGRVARKNVPAPEALNEPSREQRLDQALEQTREALQAHGVELRFKVREDAEGVQVEVRDPETDKVIRKIPADELVRLASHLRDFSGEMAEKALTDSEVTFGGALMNRPV; translated from the coding sequence ATGGATCTGGTAAAGTACATCGAAGCCCCGTCAGCCGCGATGCGTCGTGATGTGGCGCAGAGTGCGGAACAGGTCGGGCGCGTGGTGGGGAGGCATGACCGACGGGAGGAGCGCCGATCCGGTCGGGATGTAGAACTTCGTCTGCAGGATGAGGGGGCAGGGCGTGTTGCTCGCAAGAACGTGCCTGCTCCGGAAGCGCTGAATGAGCCATCCCGGGAGCAACGTCTTGACCAGGCGTTGGAACAGACCAGGGAAGCTTTGCAGGCTCACGGCGTGGAACTCCGTTTCAAAGTTCGGGAGGACGCTGAAGGAGTGCAGGTCGAAGTGCGCGATCCAGAGACCGATAAGGTGATTCGGAAAATTCCGGCCGATGAATTGGTTCGTCTCGCTTCGCATCTGAGGGATTTTTCGGGTGAAATGGCCGAAAAAGCCTTGACGGACTCCGAGGTTACTTTTGGGGGGGCGTTGATGAACCGTCCCGTATAG
- a CDS encoding TetR/AcrR family transcriptional regulator, with translation MKKKDAILKIATVMFANQGFAGTSVQEISRLTGAAEGTLFYHFKNKEGLLLAILEQTREAIVGQFEAFFRDRSFASGLDMVEETVAFFLYLAGLMEDRFLLLHRHDLYKFAETSPEFRENLEAIYNCLVDFFEQAVTRGKQDGSIHPDVQPRKSALIIYTMVDGLVRFKNYNLYDAGALFNELLRSCRRMLQANER, from the coding sequence ATGAAGAAAAAAGACGCCATACTCAAAATTGCCACCGTCATGTTCGCCAATCAGGGGTTCGCCGGCACGTCCGTGCAGGAAATCTCTCGATTGACCGGAGCGGCGGAAGGAACGCTCTTCTATCATTTCAAAAATAAGGAAGGGCTGTTGCTAGCAATTCTGGAGCAAACCCGAGAGGCCATTGTCGGCCAATTTGAGGCTTTTTTTCGGGACCGCTCTTTTGCTTCCGGATTGGATATGGTCGAGGAAACAGTGGCGTTTTTTCTTTATCTTGCCGGGCTGATGGAAGATCGTTTTTTGCTTTTGCACAGGCATGATCTCTATAAATTCGCGGAAACAAGTCCGGAGTTTCGGGAGAATCTGGAAGCGATCTACAATTGTCTGGTGGACTTTTTCGAGCAGGCCGTAACCCGGGGGAAGCAGGATGGTTCCATCCACCCCGACGTGCAGCCGCGAAAGTCTGCGCTAATCATCTATACGATGGTTGATGGCCTGGTGCGGTTTAAAAACTACAATCTGTATGATGCGGGCGCGCTCTTCAACGAATTGTTGCGATCGTGCCGCAGGATGCTGCAGGCTAACGAGAGGTAG
- a CDS encoding SulP family inorganic anion transporter has product MLTKIFPFIGWFKGYDAAKLRADAISGLTVALVLIPQSMAYAQLAGMPAYYGLYASFLPPLIAALFGSSRQLATGPVAVVSLMTAASLEPLATAGSEGYIAYAILLALMVGLFQFSLGVLRLGLVVNFLSHPVVNGFTNAAAIIIASSQLSKMFGVYVDKAAHHYETIMRVVESAFHYTHWPTLAMGALAFAIMIVLKRINPRIPNVLVAVVITTLLSWATGFNHDAKVSLDAVMYEPAHQAVVSFNSAVQGVDELAAERTGLTKQLEAAKEADDTVAMLDVQHDLSVLGVRIARLKHEASESRAALREMLFTGANGVDGNLEFYAQGGVPAGMEPDGRTWRIKVGNKALDTASLRMMGGGAVVGTVPSGIPSITVPDIDLKVLLHLLPYAAIISLLGFMEAISIAKAMAAKTGQRLDPNQELIGQGLANMIGACGKSYPASGSFSRSAVNLQAGAVTGMSSVFTSLMVVVVLLFFTPLLYHLPQAVLAAVIMMAVIGLINASGFIHAWKAQWYDGAISIISFVCTLAFAPHLDKGIMVGVALSLGVFLYKSMRPRVASLSRSEDDSLRDAGVHGLKECEHIAVVRFDGPLFFANASFLEDQITDRMMNMPKLRQIIIVANGINDMDASGEEALSLIVDRVRSNGMGICLAGVNEAVMAVLERTHLLEKIGRENVFVTMESALCATHEKAHREGQEESCPLTTFCRLA; this is encoded by the coding sequence ATGTTGACGAAAATTTTCCCTTTTATCGGCTGGTTTAAGGGCTACGATGCCGCCAAGTTGCGCGCCGACGCCATTTCCGGGCTTACCGTGGCCCTGGTGCTGATCCCGCAGTCCATGGCCTATGCGCAGTTGGCGGGTATGCCCGCGTATTACGGCTTGTATGCCTCGTTTTTGCCCCCTTTGATCGCAGCGCTGTTCGGCTCGAGCCGGCAGCTCGCCACAGGCCCGGTGGCAGTGGTCTCCCTGATGACCGCGGCTTCGCTGGAACCTTTGGCTACGGCGGGTAGCGAGGGGTACATTGCATACGCCATCCTTTTGGCGCTTATGGTGGGGTTGTTTCAGTTCTCATTGGGAGTGCTTCGGCTCGGGCTTGTGGTGAACTTCCTTTCTCATCCCGTGGTCAACGGTTTTACCAATGCTGCGGCCATCATCATTGCATCGTCCCAGCTTTCAAAGATGTTCGGCGTGTATGTGGACAAGGCCGCGCATCATTATGAGACCATCATGCGGGTGGTGGAGTCCGCCTTCCATTACACGCACTGGCCTACGCTGGCGATGGGGGCGTTGGCCTTTGCCATCATGATCGTCTTGAAACGCATCAATCCCCGGATTCCGAACGTTTTGGTGGCTGTGGTCATCACCACGCTCTTGTCTTGGGCTACCGGATTCAATCATGATGCCAAGGTCTCTCTGGACGCTGTGATGTATGAACCCGCGCACCAGGCGGTGGTTTCCTTCAACAGCGCTGTCCAGGGTGTGGACGAGTTGGCCGCCGAGCGGACCGGTTTGACGAAACAGCTTGAAGCCGCCAAGGAAGCGGACGACACGGTGGCCATGTTGGATGTGCAGCATGACCTCAGTGTGCTTGGCGTCCGCATCGCCCGCCTTAAGCATGAGGCGTCGGAAAGCCGGGCCGCCCTGCGGGAGATGCTTTTTACCGGGGCCAACGGTGTGGATGGGAATCTGGAATTCTACGCGCAGGGGGGTGTCCCTGCGGGTATGGAACCGGATGGCCGCACCTGGCGCATCAAGGTGGGAAATAAGGCGCTGGATACCGCGTCCTTAAGGATGATGGGCGGAGGCGCCGTGGTTGGTACGGTTCCCTCGGGCATTCCTTCCATCACTGTCCCGGACATTGACCTCAAGGTTCTTTTGCACCTGTTGCCGTATGCGGCCATCATTTCTCTGCTCGGATTCATGGAAGCCATTTCCATTGCCAAGGCCATGGCCGCCAAGACCGGCCAGCGCCTGGATCCAAACCAGGAACTCATCGGTCAGGGGTTGGCCAACATGATCGGCGCCTGTGGAAAGAGTTATCCCGCATCCGGGTCTTTTTCACGTTCCGCCGTAAACCTGCAGGCCGGAGCCGTCACAGGCATGTCCAGCGTATTCACTTCGCTTATGGTTGTGGTTGTGCTGTTGTTCTTTACTCCGCTGCTGTATCATTTGCCTCAGGCCGTCCTGGCGGCCGTTATCATGATGGCGGTCATCGGCCTGATCAACGCCTCGGGCTTCATTCATGCCTGGAAAGCCCAATGGTATGACGGCGCTATTTCCATCATTTCCTTTGTCTGCACGTTGGCCTTTGCGCCGCATCTGGACAAGGGCATCATGGTGGGCGTGGCTCTTTCTCTGGGCGTATTCCTCTACAAGAGCATGCGGCCCCGGGTGGCCTCGTTGTCGCGCTCCGAGGATGATTCGTTGCGCGACGCCGGTGTGCATGGCCTGAAGGAATGCGAACACATCGCCGTGGTCCGCTTTGACGGTCCGTTGTTCTTCGCCAACGCGAGCTTCCTGGAAGACCAGATTACGGATCGCATGATGAATATGCCTAAGCTCAGGCAGATCATTATTGTTGCCAATGGTATCAATGATATGGATGCCTCCGGCGAGGAAGCCCTGTCGCTCATTGTGGATCGTGTGCGCAGCAACGGAATGGGAATCTGCCTGGCCGGTGTGAACGAAGCGGTTATGGCCGTGCTGGAGCGTACGCACTTGCTGGAGAAAATCGGCAGGGAAAATGTGTTCGTGACCATGGAAAGCGCTCTTTGCGCCACGCACGAAAAGGCCCACAGGGAAGGCCAGGAGGAATCCTGCCCCCTGACCACATTCTGCCGCCTCGCTTAG